One Gammaproteobacteria bacterium DNA segment encodes these proteins:
- the ftsY gene encoding signal recognition particle-docking protein FtsY has product MTLKTLLGFKKTASPAAEAAPGALARLGNALTRTGLGDWLGGLRAGTVAVDADLLELLEERLLSADVGVEVTEKIMGHLGTRLGRRELRDAGALADAVREELLAILRPCEQPLVIAPDARPFILLMVGINGAGKTTTIGKLAQQLRREGRQVMLAAGDTFRAAAVEQLQAWAERNQMPVIVPQSAGADPAAVIHDAVEAARARRVDVLIADTSGRLHTQANLMEELKKIKRVISRADPAAPQEVMLVLDAGTGQNALMQAQQFHQAVGLTGITLTKLDGTAKGGIIFALAEKVGVPIRYIGVGEGADDLRVFNANEFVEALLEKPGGENISG; this is encoded by the coding sequence ATGACACTGAAAACCCTGCTTGGGTTCAAGAAAACCGCCAGCCCTGCCGCAGAAGCCGCGCCAGGTGCGCTGGCACGCCTGGGAAATGCGCTGACGCGCACGGGGCTGGGCGACTGGCTGGGGGGGTTGCGCGCTGGAACTGTCGCGGTGGATGCCGACTTGCTGGAGCTGCTGGAAGAACGACTGTTGTCGGCAGATGTCGGTGTCGAGGTGACAGAGAAGATCATGGGCCACCTGGGTACGCGTCTTGGGCGGCGTGAGTTGCGCGATGCAGGGGCGCTGGCGGATGCCGTGCGGGAAGAGTTGCTGGCCATTCTGCGGCCGTGTGAGCAGCCGCTGGTGATCGCGCCGGATGCGCGGCCCTTTATCCTGCTCATGGTGGGCATCAACGGCGCAGGTAAAACCACGACCATCGGCAAGCTGGCGCAGCAACTGCGGCGCGAGGGTCGCCAGGTGATGCTCGCTGCCGGTGACACCTTTCGCGCCGCCGCAGTGGAGCAGTTGCAGGCCTGGGCCGAGCGTAATCAGATGCCGGTGATTGTACCGCAGAGTGCGGGTGCCGATCCGGCGGCGGTGATTCATGATGCAGTAGAGGCGGCGCGCGCCCGCAGAGTAGATGTGCTGATTGCAGATACGTCCGGTCGCCTGCATACCCAGGCCAACTTGATGGAAGAGCTGAAAAAGATCAAGCGTGTTATTTCCAGGGCCGATCCTGCGGCGCCGCAGGAGGTGATGCTGGTACTGGACGCAGGCACTGGCCAGAATGCGCTGATGCAGGCGCAACAGTTCCATCAGGCCGTGGGGCTGACCGGCATTACGCTGACCAAGCTTGATGGCACGGCCAAGGGCGGCATCATTTTTGCGCTGGCGGAAAAAGTGGGTGTACCCATACGCTACATCGGCGTCGGCGAAGGTGCGGATGATTTGCGCGTGTTCAATGCCAATGAGTTTGTGGAGGCATTGCTTGAGAAACCCGGTGGCGAGAATATAAGCGGGTAA
- the ftsE gene encoding cell division ATP-binding protein FtsE yields MILFNHVSKRYPGGFEALSEISFELGRGEMAFLTGHSGAGKSTVLRLIALLERASFGQIVVNGQNLSGIKRRGLPYLRRSIGMVFQSHKLLYDRTVFDNVALPLVIAGAGREDIARRVHAALDKVGLLCKERAYPVTLSGGEQQRVGIARAVVHRPPLLLADEPTGNLDPELSREIMKLFQEFNQFGVSVLVATHDLELIRHLPHRILTLKDGHLVADSATP; encoded by the coding sequence ATGATTCTGTTTAATCACGTTTCCAAGCGCTACCCCGGCGGGTTTGAAGCCCTGAGCGAGATCAGCTTCGAGCTCGGGCGCGGCGAGATGGCGTTTCTGACCGGCCACTCCGGCGCCGGCAAGAGTACGGTGTTGCGGCTGATCGCCTTGCTTGAGCGCGCCAGCTTTGGCCAGATCGTGGTGAATGGGCAGAATCTTTCCGGTATCAAGCGGCGCGGCCTGCCCTATTTGCGGCGCAGCATCGGCATGGTATTTCAGAGTCACAAACTGTTGTATGACCGTACGGTGTTTGATAACGTCGCCTTGCCGCTGGTGATCGCGGGTGCAGGCCGGGAGGATATTGCACGCCGCGTGCATGCAGCGCTCGACAAGGTCGGGCTGCTGTGCAAGGAGCGCGCTTATCCGGTAACACTCTCCGGCGGCGAGCAGCAGCGTGTCGGTATCGCACGCGCGGTGGTGCATCGGCCACCCTTGCTGCTGGCGGACGAGCCGACCGGCAATCTCGACCCGGAGTTGTCGCGCGAAATCATGAAACTGTTCCAGGAGTTCAACCAGTTTGGTGTAAGCGTGCTGGTGGCAACGCATGACCTGGAGTTGATCCGTCACTTGCCGCACCGCATCCTCACCCTGAAGGATGGGCATCTGGTAGCGGACAGCGCGACGCCATGA